A region of Paenibacillus thiaminolyticus DNA encodes the following proteins:
- a CDS encoding ABC transporter ATP-binding protein: protein MIVLDTRIEEAGYDKGDPTIRNISFQVQAGELVGLIGPNGAGKSTTIKSILGIMREVKGTIRIGDGSGTYAYVPEQPVLYDSMTLWEHLELAAAAHELPEAEFRERAEELLGIFQLTEVKHHLPTSFSKGMQQKLMLIIAFLLKPSLYIVDEPFVGLDPRATRRFLRMLEEERKRGAGVLMSTHVLDTAERVCDSFVLIHQGRIVASGTLEQVRGTSGLPEGTLFDCFEVLT, encoded by the coding sequence ATGATCGTATTGGATACACGAATCGAAGAAGCGGGCTATGACAAAGGAGATCCGACGATACGCAACATCTCCTTTCAAGTCCAAGCGGGGGAGCTTGTCGGACTCATCGGGCCGAACGGGGCCGGCAAGAGCACGACCATCAAGTCCATTCTTGGCATTATGCGCGAGGTCAAGGGGACCATTCGCATCGGGGACGGATCGGGGACCTACGCCTATGTGCCGGAGCAGCCCGTTCTGTATGATTCGATGACGCTGTGGGAGCATCTGGAGCTGGCCGCTGCTGCCCATGAGCTGCCGGAAGCCGAGTTCCGGGAGCGGGCAGAGGAACTGCTGGGCATCTTTCAATTAACCGAGGTGAAGCATCATTTGCCGACCAGCTTCTCCAAAGGAATGCAGCAGAAGCTGATGTTAATTATCGCCTTCCTGCTCAAGCCTTCCTTATATATTGTGGACGAGCCGTTCGTCGGCCTGGACCCGCGGGCGACCCGGCGCTTCCTCCGGATGCTGGAGGAGGAGCGGAAGCGGGGAGCCGGCGTCCTCATGAGCACGCATGTGCTGGATACGGCCGAGCGGGTCTGCGATTCCTTCGTGCTGATCCATCAGGGGCGCATTGTCGCCTCCGGCACGTTGGAGCAGGTGCGTGGAACGAGCGGGCTGCCGGAAGGGACGCTGTTCGACTGCTTCGAGGTGCTGACGTGA
- a CDS encoding ABC transporter permease gives MKRPVSGPWRLAQYRWRTNAEYQWKALRSALDWTVWLYIAIPALLLGIKFYYDWWTLPLPASWVALPREVWLLPFLLPVLTGTLHTWSEAGDVLFLRQKKAWWRRLAAFGVLMYTVRSIVMTGLIGVVAAPWLMKGYGLSAGELAAFGAGIASLTAVAACVRNRVQTEWHGWRRWGLGLLAGAVVIAAYCGLVYILSIHPLLPLGGALLLCILTVPFIRYRLHVTHAFERDVELESQSRMRLTALLLSQSMDKPARRKRKRGLLFPRSGYFMKRKHGGQVIGSLAVKSLLRSRNHFMFYLRFAGVGLSAVVVSVISSPTLYYLIVPVLCGVLSYWLSLYWREFIEGDVPSMFSFRSSHLQQAAAHMVQVLASVPGFLWALAGGLFIAPPLVAVGMGLIGGLAAGAIGTIIVQMKGWKQKTKEEKEEKENQFGA, from the coding sequence GTGAAGCGGCCGGTCTCCGGGCCGTGGAGGCTCGCTCAGTACCGGTGGCGGACGAATGCCGAGTACCAATGGAAGGCGCTCCGCTCCGCGCTGGACTGGACCGTGTGGCTCTATATCGCCATTCCGGCGCTGCTGCTCGGCATCAAGTTTTACTATGATTGGTGGACCCTTCCGCTGCCGGCATCCTGGGTGGCCTTGCCGAGGGAAGTATGGCTGCTGCCGTTCCTCCTGCCGGTGCTGACCGGCACGCTTCATACGTGGAGCGAAGCGGGCGACGTGCTGTTCCTCAGGCAAAAGAAAGCATGGTGGAGACGGCTGGCCGCCTTCGGAGTACTGATGTACACGGTGCGCAGCATCGTGATGACCGGCCTTATCGGCGTGGTGGCGGCCCCTTGGCTGATGAAAGGCTACGGCCTGTCTGCCGGGGAATTAGCGGCTTTTGGCGCGGGAATCGCCTCCTTAACCGCGGTAGCGGCATGCGTTCGCAACCGCGTACAGACGGAATGGCATGGCTGGCGGCGGTGGGGCCTCGGTCTGTTGGCGGGCGCTGTGGTGATTGCCGCCTATTGCGGCCTCGTCTACATTTTGTCCATTCATCCATTGCTGCCACTGGGCGGAGCGTTGCTGCTCTGTATCCTGACCGTGCCGTTCATCCGGTATCGCCTGCATGTCACCCATGCCTTCGAGCGCGATGTCGAGCTGGAGAGCCAGTCACGGATGAGACTGACCGCGCTGCTGCTCTCGCAGAGCATGGACAAGCCTGCGCGGCGCAAGCGGAAGCGGGGATTGCTGTTCCCGCGCTCGGGGTATTTCATGAAGCGGAAGCATGGCGGACAGGTCATTGGCTCTTTGGCCGTCAAGTCGCTGCTGCGCAGCCGCAATCATTTTATGTTTTATCTGCGGTTCGCCGGGGTTGGCTTGTCCGCAGTCGTTGTCTCCGTCATTTCTTCGCCAACCTTGTATTATTTAATCGTTCCGGTCCTGTGCGGCGTGCTCAGCTATTGGCTGAGCCTCTATTGGAGGGAATTCATTGAAGGAGACGTGCCTTCAATGTTCTCGTTCCGCTCGTCGCATCTGCAGCAGGCGGCGGCTCACATGGTCCAGGTGCTGGCGTCTGTTCCCGGCTTCCTCTGGGCGCTCGCAGGCGGGTTGTTCATTGCGCCGCCGCTGGTGGCAGTCGGCATGGGGCTTATAGGAGGACTGGCCGCCGGCGCGATTGGAACGATCATCGTGCAGATGAAGGGCTGGAAGCAGAAGACGAAGGAAGAGAAGGAAGAGAAGGAGAACCAATTCGGCGCGTGA
- a CDS encoding DNA/RNA helicase, whose amino-acid sequence MEAAAIRFRFSDAASARLAFDTLEELGYAPVYDGHQGTELHIHVEKRDLASAIEIAEAHGGTLVEEGDMTESAIVNDAYNIDLIPIPAHVINEDWADDDRYALAASSHDDLAAREEDAMGWNDDTNQFPGGIHI is encoded by the coding sequence ATGGAAGCAGCCGCTATCCGGTTCCGGTTCTCGGATGCCGCGAGTGCCCGATTGGCCTTCGACACCTTGGAAGAGCTTGGTTATGCGCCGGTCTATGACGGCCATCAGGGCACGGAGCTTCATATTCATGTGGAGAAAAGAGATCTGGCCTCGGCGATTGAAATTGCCGAAGCGCACGGCGGCACGCTTGTGGAAGAGGGAGATATGACCGAATCCGCAATCGTGAATGATGCCTATAATATCGATCTCATTCCGATTCCGGCACATGTGATCAATGAGGATTGGGCAGACGACGACCGGTATGCCTTGGCCGCATCGAGTCATGATGATCTCGCGGCGCGGGAAGAGGACGCGATGGGCTGGAATGACGATACGAACCAGTTCCCTGGAGGGATTCATATCTAG
- a CDS encoding NAD(P)/FAD-dependent oxidoreductase, whose product MKETDIIVIGGGPSGLMACIAAAGEGADVLLIDKGDKLGRKLGISGGGRCNVTNNKDLDELIRHIPGNGRFLHSAFSHFNNQDIIRFFEGLGIALKEEDNGRMFPVSDKAKTVVEALIGEVRTRGVTMMTNRPVAEVLYADGAVQGVRLSDGAVIRAKAVIVATGGKSVPRTGSTGDGYPWAEAAGHTITELYPTEVPLTSQAYFIREKLLQGLSLQNIRLAVWNAKGKKIIQHDGDLLFTHFGLSGPAALRCSQFVVKERKRSGQETVLLTINMKPELSPEELERQLMDRWSQEPKKAIKNMLRHLVPERMVPILLQQAGIEESVTCDHIRKQPLQELCRLITSFPVKVNGTLSLEEAFVTGGGVNLKEIDPRTMESRLMRGLFFCGEILDVHGYTGGYNITAAFATGYTAGKHAAALP is encoded by the coding sequence ATGAAAGAGACCGATATTATAGTTATCGGCGGCGGACCGTCAGGATTGATGGCCTGTATTGCTGCTGCGGGTGAAGGAGCGGACGTGCTGCTGATCGATAAAGGGGACAAGCTGGGCCGCAAGCTCGGCATTTCGGGCGGCGGACGGTGCAACGTAACGAATAATAAAGATTTGGATGAGCTGATTCGGCATATTCCGGGGAACGGGAGATTTTTACATAGCGCGTTTTCTCACTTCAATAATCAGGATATTATCCGCTTCTTCGAAGGACTCGGCATCGCGTTGAAGGAGGAGGATAACGGCCGGATGTTCCCGGTGTCCGACAAGGCGAAGACCGTGGTCGAAGCGCTTATCGGGGAAGTGCGCACGCGGGGCGTCACGATGATGACGAATCGGCCCGTAGCTGAGGTGCTCTATGCGGACGGCGCCGTGCAGGGCGTCCGCCTGTCGGATGGCGCGGTCATCCGCGCGAAGGCGGTCATCGTCGCGACCGGAGGCAAGTCCGTGCCCCGCACGGGTTCTACCGGCGATGGCTATCCTTGGGCCGAGGCTGCCGGGCATACGATCACCGAGCTGTATCCGACAGAGGTGCCGTTGACCTCACAAGCTTATTTCATCCGCGAGAAGCTGCTGCAGGGCCTGTCGCTTCAAAATATCCGTCTTGCGGTGTGGAACGCCAAGGGCAAAAAAATCATTCAGCACGATGGAGATCTTCTGTTTACGCATTTCGGGCTGTCCGGGCCGGCCGCGCTCCGCTGCAGCCAGTTCGTCGTCAAGGAGCGGAAGCGATCCGGACAAGAGACCGTGCTGCTGACTATCAATATGAAGCCGGAGCTTAGTCCGGAGGAGCTGGAGCGGCAGCTAATGGACAGATGGAGCCAGGAACCGAAGAAGGCGATCAAAAATATGCTCCGGCACCTGGTGCCTGAGCGGATGGTGCCCATCCTGCTCCAGCAGGCCGGCATCGAGGAGAGTGTAACTTGCGATCATATCCGCAAGCAGCCGCTGCAAGAGCTCTGCCGGCTGATTACGTCCTTCCCCGTCAAGGTGAACGGCACCTTGTCTCTGGAGGAAGCGTTCGTCACGGGCGGCGGGGTTAATTTGAAGGAGATTGACCCGCGCACAATGGAATCGAGGCTGATGAGAGGGCTCTTTTTCTGCGGCGAGATTCTCGATGTGCACGGGTATACGGGCGGTTATAACATTACGGCCGCATTCGCTACCGGATATACGGCCGGGAAGCATGCCGCCGCCCTTCCATAA
- a CDS encoding ATP-binding protein has product MYIALKETLLQVLIACIPAFSCQLCSIRSARPLLTRLAVGVASVISVFLCILFSFHHPEASQPFDFRLIPFMLGVLYGGYRIGLVMVALYTVFIIAFPLYQPTGNQWGDALIYLTPLLFITINKFRQSGLRMRLAIIISFSLLGMLVYSIVYAAYVWTVPADRAAGDLGLSCLVLFGIVFLLTACLVLYMMEGTREKTFLQQGYRIVSRQYREEVEKLKQILNTAPLCVIAIDADTRITALNDMMIEGIQLQVPGVTRAQLMGRPLRDLLHKMGDEPNKFIILQWALQKGAVEGEVTRLGERDYYILAKSIYSQETGEIVGAVGMAHDVTELSKLRAEIGNMERLHLVGQMAASITHEIRNPMAVIRGFMQLIQEKSPDNMKDYYRIVMDEIDRANGIINDFLALAQNRIVEKEMVHLHDIMKQLSPLLWADANLRGQEIIYQLGEDIPDLYLDTKEMKQLILNLSRNALESMESMEKRGTLTITTRAVPQGVQLLVSDTGTGIPDSVLEKLFEPFYTTKSKGTGLGLPLCLSIVERHEGTIEIDTSERGTTFIVTFHLDPKRRREPQREKEHHPQEALNAL; this is encoded by the coding sequence ATGTACATCGCTTTGAAGGAAACCCTTCTGCAAGTTCTGATTGCTTGTATTCCGGCGTTCTCCTGCCAGCTGTGCTCCATTCGGTCGGCGCGGCCGCTGCTGACCCGGCTTGCTGTTGGAGTTGCTTCCGTGATTTCCGTGTTTCTGTGCATCCTGTTCTCCTTCCATCATCCGGAGGCTTCGCAGCCATTCGATTTTCGGCTGATTCCTTTTATGCTGGGCGTGCTATACGGCGGATACCGCATCGGATTGGTTATGGTGGCCCTCTATACCGTTTTTATTATCGCTTTTCCACTATATCAACCGACGGGGAACCAATGGGGCGATGCCCTGATCTATTTAACCCCGCTATTGTTTATTACGATTAACAAATTCCGTCAGTCTGGCTTGCGAATGCGGCTTGCCATCATTATTTCCTTTTCGCTGCTCGGCATGCTCGTCTACAGCATTGTCTATGCAGCGTATGTCTGGACCGTTCCGGCCGACAGAGCTGCGGGGGACTTAGGCTTATCCTGTCTCGTCTTATTCGGCATCGTGTTTCTGCTAACCGCGTGCTTGGTGCTGTACATGATGGAAGGTACGAGGGAGAAGACCTTCCTGCAGCAGGGATACCGGATTGTCTCCCGTCAATACCGGGAGGAGGTCGAGAAGCTCAAGCAGATTCTCAATACGGCTCCGCTCTGCGTCATTGCCATCGATGCGGATACCCGCATCACCGCCCTCAACGACATGATGATCGAAGGGATCCAGCTGCAGGTTCCCGGCGTGACGAGGGCGCAATTAATGGGGCGTCCTTTGCGGGATCTGCTGCACAAAATGGGAGATGAGCCGAATAAGTTTATTATCCTTCAATGGGCTTTGCAAAAAGGGGCGGTCGAAGGCGAGGTCACTCGCCTTGGTGAACGCGACTACTACATTCTGGCCAAGTCCATCTACAGTCAAGAGACCGGGGAAATTGTCGGCGCGGTAGGCATGGCCCATGATGTGACCGAACTGTCCAAGCTGCGCGCCGAGATCGGCAACATGGAGCGGCTGCATCTGGTCGGCCAGATGGCTGCCAGCATTACGCACGAGATCCGCAATCCGATGGCGGTCATTCGCGGGTTCATGCAATTGATCCAAGAGAAGAGTCCCGACAATATGAAGGACTATTACCGGATTGTGATGGACGAGATCGACCGGGCCAACGGAATCATCAACGATTTCCTGGCGCTGGCGCAGAACCGCATCGTGGAGAAGGAAATGGTCCATCTGCACGATATTATGAAGCAGCTGTCCCCGCTGCTGTGGGCGGACGCCAACCTGCGCGGCCAGGAGATCATCTATCAATTGGGCGAGGATATTCCGGATCTGTATTTGGATACGAAGGAAATGAAGCAGCTTATTCTGAATCTGTCGCGCAATGCGCTGGAATCGATGGAGTCGATGGAGAAGCGGGGGACATTAACGATCACGACCCGTGCCGTGCCCCAAGGCGTGCAGCTGCTTGTAAGCGATACCGGGACAGGAATTCCAGATTCCGTCTTGGAAAAGCTGTTCGAGCCGTTCTATACGACCAAGTCGAAAGGTACCGGACTTGGCTTGCCGCTCTGCTTGAGCATCGTCGAACGGCATGAAGGAACGATCGAGATTGATACGTCGGAGAGAGGGACCACGTTCATCGTCACCTTCCATCTCGATCCGAAGCGGCGGAGAGAACCGCAGCGGGAGAAGGAACACCATCCGCAGGAAGCGTTGAACGCGCTCTAG
- a CDS encoding BrxA/BrxB family bacilliredoxin, which produces MSMSFEQYMRDMVQPMRNELTSIGFEELRTPEEVEAKLPTAKGTALIVVNSVCGCAAGQCRPGVRKALEHEVTPDHLFTVFAGQDKEATAQAREYFAPYPPSSPSIALMKDGKLVHFIERHSVEDRSAEQIAADLTAAFDRHCR; this is translated from the coding sequence ATGTCTATGTCTTTTGAGCAATATATGCGCGATATGGTGCAGCCGATGCGCAACGAATTGACATCAATTGGCTTCGAAGAATTGCGGACGCCGGAAGAGGTGGAAGCGAAGCTGCCGACGGCGAAGGGAACTGCGCTTATAGTCGTGAACTCCGTGTGCGGCTGTGCGGCGGGACAATGCCGTCCGGGCGTGCGCAAAGCGTTGGAGCATGAAGTGACGCCGGATCATTTGTTCACCGTCTTTGCAGGGCAGGACAAAGAAGCTACGGCACAAGCGCGCGAATACTTTGCGCCGTATCCGCCGTCTTCCCCATCCATTGCCTTGATGAAGGATGGCAAATTGGTGCATTTTATCGAACGCCACAGCGTAGAAGACCGCTCTGCCGAGCAGATTGCAGCGGATCTGACAGCAGCATTTGATCGCCACTGCCGCTAA
- the nadE gene encoding ammonia-dependent NAD(+) synthetase, which yields MSLQEEIISRFGVKPQIDADAEIRRRVDFLKQYVTNAGAKGLLIAISGGIDSAVAAGLCKRATDELSAESGQEYMTLGVFQPYGEQVDIADSYAVAEAFQLKHTVETNIEEAVNEVALEVEQGFKGLGQPRHISIPGKGNIKARIRMVAQYALAFDLNLIVVGTDHASEALTGFYTKWGDGAVDITPLSSLNKRQIRQLAERLGVPRSVIDKVPTAGLWEGQTDEKELGVSYEHNSDYLEGKPVPADVQAKLEQHYRKTEHKRAPIPGI from the coding sequence ATGAGCCTACAAGAGGAAATCATCAGCCGATTCGGAGTCAAGCCCCAAATCGATGCAGATGCCGAAATCCGCAGACGTGTTGATTTTTTGAAGCAGTATGTGACCAATGCAGGCGCGAAAGGGCTGCTGATCGCCATTAGCGGCGGAATCGACAGCGCGGTCGCCGCCGGCTTGTGCAAACGCGCCACCGACGAGCTGTCTGCGGAATCCGGCCAGGAGTACATGACGCTGGGCGTGTTCCAGCCTTATGGGGAGCAGGTTGACATTGCGGACAGCTATGCCGTCGCGGAAGCGTTCCAGTTGAAGCATACCGTCGAGACCAACATCGAAGAGGCGGTGAACGAGGTTGCGCTGGAGGTCGAGCAAGGCTTCAAAGGACTCGGTCAACCGCGCCATATCAGCATTCCCGGCAAAGGGAACATCAAAGCGCGGATTCGGATGGTCGCCCAATATGCACTGGCGTTCGACCTGAACCTGATCGTCGTCGGTACGGACCATGCATCCGAAGCGTTGACCGGCTTCTACACCAAATGGGGCGACGGAGCCGTAGACATCACTCCGCTGTCCTCCCTGAACAAGCGCCAAATTCGTCAGCTTGCCGAACGGCTTGGCGTCCCGCGCAGCGTCATCGACAAAGTGCCGACCGCCGGCCTCTGGGAGGGGCAGACCGACGAGAAAGAGCTGGGTGTCTCCTACGAGCACAACAGCGACTATCTGGAGGGCAAGCCGGTTCCTGCCGACGTTCAAGCGAAGCTCGAACAGCACTATCGCAAAACCGAGCACAAACGCGCCCCGATTCCTGGAATCTAA
- a CDS encoding IS110 family transposase translates to MESTGHYWLNLADWLSEKGIKVVLVNPLTTKRNKENRDNSQSKNDAKDALVIADVVSRGYYSDYNKQEPFYRRLRVVVNEREYWADIRGNIMNRLIRWMDIYFPEFTQVFKYWEQPRPLATLKDFPLPADVLKHTAEDLVHAWKKRMQRAGGRTGLLKAQELLEACRLSVGAADANEEARREVSRLVEDYERLTERLQEIDREIAALLEEIPETVELFSSIKGLSPLYIAVLLANAGDLRQFNHGRQLLSMAGLNLAESMSGKKKGQVVISKRGRRQLRKYLYLAVMNLVAHHPSFKKWHRQNVEVRKMKKQRSVFKLIGKLARILVAMARTGEAFQEGRANPLTRAA, encoded by the coding sequence TTGGAGTCTACGGGGCATTACTGGCTTAATCTTGCCGACTGGCTTTCAGAAAAGGGGATTAAAGTCGTTTTGGTCAATCCACTTACTACGAAGCGGAACAAAGAAAATCGGGATAATTCGCAGTCGAAAAATGATGCCAAGGACGCTCTCGTGATTGCGGATGTCGTTTCACGAGGGTATTACAGCGACTATAACAAGCAGGAGCCTTTTTACAGACGTCTTCGCGTAGTCGTTAACGAAAGGGAATACTGGGCCGACATCCGCGGGAATATCATGAACCGTCTCATTCGCTGGATGGATATCTATTTTCCTGAGTTCACTCAGGTCTTCAAGTATTGGGAGCAGCCTCGTCCGCTCGCTACGTTAAAGGATTTTCCGCTTCCAGCCGATGTTCTGAAGCATACTGCTGAAGACCTCGTGCATGCCTGGAAGAAACGGATGCAACGTGCCGGCGGGAGAACCGGCCTGCTGAAGGCACAGGAGCTATTGGAGGCCTGCCGTCTGTCTGTTGGCGCTGCGGATGCTAATGAAGAAGCGAGACGTGAAGTAAGCCGCCTGGTGGAAGATTATGAACGTCTCACTGAGCGCTTGCAGGAAATAGACCGTGAGATAGCTGCGCTGCTGGAGGAAATTCCGGAGACTGTGGAGTTATTTTCCTCCATTAAGGGGCTAAGTCCCCTCTATATTGCAGTCCTCTTAGCCAATGCAGGCGACTTGCGGCAATTCAATCATGGCCGCCAACTGCTGTCGATGGCAGGCCTAAATCTGGCCGAAAGCATGTCAGGAAAGAAGAAGGGGCAAGTCGTCATCTCCAAACGCGGGCGGAGGCAACTCCGTAAGTATTTGTACTTGGCTGTCATGAACTTGGTCGCTCACCATCCATCCTTTAAAAAATGGCATCGGCAGAACGTAGAGGTACGGAAGATGAAAAAACAGAGATCGGTATTCAAGCTTATAGGCAAACTAGCGCGTATTCTGGTTGCCATGGCTCGGACAGGAGAAGCATTTCAAGAAGGGAGGGCAAATCCATTGACTAGAGCGGCATAG
- a CDS encoding Na+/H+ antiporter NhaC family protein has product MLTPRQLAVSVLTTIGGLTAAYLLGLPHIAGFAAGFLVLALFSRKQGHPWPDLLRYMHAGALHTMEVVWILLMVGLMIPAWTISGTIPYLIEQGLSWIHPAWMTTLTFWLSALFSMLLGTSTGTLSAVGIPMMGVAAMAGVPLPLMAGALVSGAFVGDRTSPFSSAHRLVADSTGTPVRLQARAMLPTTLLGLGAATAVFALFDWTGAWVVPAEALQMEAYRDAFAFHPLLMLPALVLVAAILFRLKTRYAFLLSIVTAILLGTWLQGADPLTWWNGLLWGYDHASLPSLHTKGVLNMVDLVLLIAMAGAFNGILESTRTLEPYMASFLGAKPSLPGATARIGLFGFILALVSCTQTLPIMMSGRSVLPLWTTRFPPAQLSRIVADTALVLAALIPWNMLAVLCATILNVPVHQYAPFAVFLWILPLCTWLVSFLIGRKRSAAQYSQTLSG; this is encoded by the coding sequence ATGTTGACCCCGCGCCAGCTCGCTGTGTCGGTCCTGACGACGATTGGCGGCCTTACCGCCGCCTATCTGCTCGGACTGCCGCATATTGCCGGCTTTGCTGCCGGCTTCCTTGTGCTTGCCCTCTTCTCGCGCAAGCAGGGTCATCCCTGGCCCGACCTGCTTCGCTATATGCATGCCGGCGCCCTCCATACGATGGAAGTCGTCTGGATTCTGCTTATGGTCGGCCTGATGATTCCGGCCTGGACGATCAGCGGAACCATCCCTTATCTAATCGAACAGGGACTATCGTGGATCCATCCGGCTTGGATGACGACGCTCACCTTCTGGTTGTCGGCTCTGTTTTCCATGCTGCTGGGCACCTCGACGGGGACTTTGAGTGCGGTAGGCATTCCGATGATGGGAGTCGCCGCGATGGCTGGCGTGCCGCTGCCTCTTATGGCCGGGGCACTCGTATCCGGTGCGTTCGTCGGCGATCGCACCTCCCCCTTTTCCAGCGCCCACCGCTTGGTCGCCGATTCGACGGGAACCCCCGTCCGGCTCCAGGCCCGGGCGATGCTCCCCACAACCCTGCTCGGCCTGGGCGCGGCTACGGCCGTCTTCGCCTTGTTCGACTGGACAGGAGCGTGGGTCGTTCCGGCCGAAGCATTGCAGATGGAAGCCTATCGCGATGCCTTTGCCTTTCACCCGCTGCTGATGCTGCCCGCTCTCGTCCTGGTCGCAGCGATCTTGTTCCGGCTCAAGACGCGTTACGCCTTCCTGCTCTCCATTGTGACGGCGATCCTTCTCGGCACCTGGCTCCAGGGCGCCGATCCGCTGACATGGTGGAACGGCTTGCTGTGGGGATATGACCATGCCTCACTGCCCTCGCTGCATACGAAGGGCGTGCTGAATATGGTCGACCTCGTCCTGCTGATTGCGATGGCCGGCGCATTCAACGGCATACTGGAGTCGACGCGCACCCTGGAGCCGTATATGGCCTCCTTTTTGGGCGCGAAGCCGTCCCTGCCCGGAGCCACCGCGCGCATCGGCTTATTCGGCTTCATCCTGGCGCTGGTCTCCTGCACGCAGACTCTGCCCATCATGATGTCAGGCCGGAGCGTGCTGCCGCTGTGGACCACCCGCTTCCCGCCAGCGCAGCTCTCCCGTATCGTCGCCGACACGGCGCTCGTCCTCGCTGCCCTGATTCCGTGGAATATGCTGGCCGTCCTCTGCGCCACGATTCTAAACGTGCCTGTTCATCAATACGCGCCCTTTGCCGTCTTTCTATGGATACTGCCGCTGTGCACGTGGCTCGTCTCCTTCCTGATCGGGCGGAAGCGAAGTGCAGCGCAATACAGCCAGACACTCTCAGGCTGA
- a CDS encoding alpha/beta hydrolase family protein — MKYGFTYSGQDGRILRGDVFLPAQPQRPAVLLIAHGYKGFKDWGMFPYAAEQIANRSGLLTITFNFSHNGVGSSLDRFDQPERFAINTYGEEQTDLAMLLAWIRSPGFPEWLDAQGGSFPYSREMPLYLLGHSRGGASCLLYALEHPESIAGVLTWNGVTNMDLFSAEQKQEMRDKGQSKVINARTGEALPLSRLLMDDLEANRDKYDLIHRVRHACFPLALIQGSDDLPGFRDGSARLVANYPEADWITIEGGGHTFNTVHPFQGTTPELEAAIDATVQWLQAR; from the coding sequence TTGAAATATGGATTCACCTATTCAGGACAGGACGGCCGCATCCTGCGCGGGGACGTCTTTCTGCCTGCGCAACCGCAGCGTCCGGCGGTGCTCCTCATTGCTCACGGATATAAAGGGTTCAAGGATTGGGGAATGTTCCCTTATGCGGCGGAGCAGATCGCCAATCGCAGCGGGCTGCTGACGATAACATTTAATTTTTCACATAATGGCGTCGGCTCTTCGCTTGACCGCTTCGATCAGCCGGAGCGCTTCGCGATCAATACGTACGGAGAGGAGCAGACCGACCTTGCCATGCTGCTCGCTTGGATTCGTTCCCCCGGATTCCCCGAATGGCTGGATGCCCAAGGAGGAAGCTTCCCTTACTCGAGGGAGATGCCGCTGTATCTGCTCGGCCACAGCCGGGGCGGGGCAAGCTGCTTGCTGTATGCGCTGGAGCATCCGGAGAGCATCGCAGGCGTGCTTACATGGAATGGCGTGACGAATATGGATTTATTCTCAGCGGAGCAGAAGCAGGAAATGCGAGATAAGGGGCAATCCAAGGTCATTAATGCCCGCACGGGCGAAGCGCTTCCGTTGTCCCGTCTGCTGATGGACGACCTGGAAGCCAATCGCGATAAATATGACCTGATTCATCGCGTGCGCCATGCCTGCTTCCCTTTGGCGCTCATCCAGGGCTCGGATGATCTGCCCGGCTTTCGAGACGGATCGGCCCGTCTGGTCGCCAACTATCCGGAAGCGGATTGGATTACGATCGAAGGGGGCGGCCATACCTTCAACACGGTCCATCCTTTCCAAGGCACGACACCGGAGCTGGAAGCCGCCATTGACGCAACCGTTCAGTGGCTGCAGGCCCGTTAA
- a CDS encoding GntR family transcriptional regulator, with protein MFRLQEQSASPIYEQIVDQMKALVATGALEAGEKVPSVRELSAMLLVNPNTVSKAYQELERQGVIVTMRGKGTFVAEAASPGMAEERMKKLREDVKRVALEAKHLGLEPSSLLNMVEQACHEWWREES; from the coding sequence ATGTTTCGCCTGCAAGAGCAGAGCGCTTCGCCGATATATGAGCAGATTGTGGACCAGATGAAAGCGCTCGTCGCGACGGGAGCACTAGAAGCCGGAGAGAAGGTGCCCTCGGTACGTGAGCTGTCCGCCATGCTGCTGGTTAATCCGAATACGGTCAGCAAGGCTTATCAGGAGCTCGAAAGGCAAGGGGTGATTGTGACGATGCGGGGCAAAGGCACGTTTGTCGCGGAAGCGGCGTCTCCCGGCATGGCGGAGGAACGGATGAAGAAGCTGAGAGAGGACGTCAAGCGCGTCGCCCTGGAAGCGAAGCATCTCGGACTGGAGCCGTCCAGCCTGCTGAACATGGTCGAGCAGGCATGTCATGAATGGTGGAGGGAAGAATCATGA